The sequence TGCTGATCTACCGGTACAAGAAACACCCGCTCGATGTCTACGTCTTTCCCGAGACCGCCGACAGCGCGGGTCGCACTCCCGCGACGCTCGTACGCGACGGCTATTCGCTCTCGCGCTGGCAGGAGGACGGGATGACGTATTGGGCCATCACCGATGCGACGCCGGACGCGCTCGTCGCGTTCAAGGCCGCGCTGCAGGCGCGGCTGCATGGCGGGGGCTCTGGGGAAGCGGGGTAAGGGGGCGCTTCGGTACGCACCGATGCGCCAGCCCCTGAGTGGCTCCTCTCCCTGAGCCGCTCCGGAATCGCCTCCTCTAAATCCTTGAAAACACGGCCGAATCTGCAGAAGACAGTGTCATTTGGCTTGCATTCCGGCCGAAACCCGAGTTACAATCTCCGGCTTCTCACTTGCCACACCGGTTCCGACGCCCGGGTGGCTTTAATCCACAAGGAGTGTGTATGCGTCATTACGAAATCGTCTTCATCGTGCACCCCGATCAAAGCGAGCAAGTGCCCGCGATGATCGAGCGTTACAAGTCCACGATCACCACGCACGGCGGCCAAGTCCACCGTATCGAAGACTGGGGCCGTCGCCAACTGGCCTACATGATCGAGAAACTCGCGAAGGCTCACTACGTCTGCATGAACATCGAATGCGACCAAGCCACGCTCGACGAACTCGAGCACGCATTCAAGTTCAACGACGCCGTGCTGCGTCACCTCATCGTCAAGATGAAGAAGGCCGAAACCGGCCCGTCGCCGATGATGAAGGAAGTGCAGCGCGAAGAAGCCAAGAAGGCGGCTGCATCGTCGCAACCGTCCGAAGCGCAGGCTTAAGGACTCTGGTTTATTAAGCCACCAAGGCTCACTCTGCTCTCGTGAACCGGCTGCAACTCACGGCCAGCGTCGTCGAACGCGAACCGGTGCGGTACACCCCCGCCGGCGTTCCGATCGCAAGCTGCACGTTGCAGCACCGCACGGAAGTCGTCGAAGCGGGCATTGCCCGGCAAATCGAACTGACGATGCCGGCGGTTGCCGCGGGAGCTGCGAGCGGCAAGCTGGAAAGCTGCGAAATGGGCGTCGAGACGCTCTTCACCGGTTTCCTGGCAAAGAAAAACCGCAACGCGCGAACCTTGGTGTTTCACATCACTGAATTGCAGGACATTGGAAAGGACTGAACATGCCCCGCCCGACTGGTAAGAAATTCGACAAGCGTCGTCAGCAACAAAACCCGCTCTTCAAGCGCAAGAAGTTCTGCCGTTTCACGGCCGCCGGCGTCGAATCGATCGACTACAAGGACACCGAAACGCTGAAGGACTTCATCGGCGAAAACGGCAAGATCACGCCGGCTCGTCTGACGGGTACGAAGGCCCACTATCAACGCCAGCTCGACACGGCCATCAAGCGCGCACGTTTCCTCGCGCTGCTGCCGTACACCGATCTGCACAAGGCCTAATCAGACGACGCAATAAGGAGAATCCGAATGCAAATCATTCTTTTGGAAAAAGTCGTCAACCTGGGCAACCTCGGCGACATCGTCAAGGTGAAGGACGGCTACGCACGTAACTTCCTGATCCCGAAAAAGCAAGCGCGCCGCGCAACGAAGGAAGCGATCGCCGAATTCGAAGTCCGCCGTGCGGAACTCGAAAAGGTTGCGGCTGAAAAGCTGGCAGCGGCTCAAGCTCAAGGCGAAAAGCTGGCTGGCCTGACCGTGCAAATCGCGCAGAAGGCCGGCGTCGACGGCCGTCTGTTCGGCTCGGTGACCAATGCCGACATCGCCGAAGCGCTGACGAAGCAAGGTTTCGCTGTGGAAAAGGCGCAAGTGCGCCTGCCGGAAGGCCCGCTGAAGCTGGTCGGCGACCATCCGGTGCACGTTTCGCTGCACACGGACGTCCTGGTCGACGTCACGGTGTCGGTGCTGGGCGAGCACGCCTAAGCCACGCCGCCGCGCATTAGGCACGGCGCGTAGCACGAGCAGTATTGCGCCGAGCCGGTCATCGCCGGTTTGGTGCGCAAGGAAAAGGGCAGGGGCCGGGAAACCGGCCCCTGTCTTTTTTATTGCCATCGCCGCAGCCATTTCGCGATAATTCCTCCCCATGAACGCACCGCCGAAAGATCCCCAACTCGAATCTCTGAAAGTCCCGCCGCATTCGATCGAGGCCGAGCAGTCGGTCCTCGGCGGGTTGTTGCTCGACAACGCGGCATGGGACCGTATCGCCGACTTCCTGTCGCAGAGCGATTTCTACCGCTACGATCACCGGATCATCTTCGAGCACATCGGCAAGCTGATCGCCTCGACGCGGCCGGCCGACGTGATCACCGTCTATGAGGCGCTCGGCACCTCGGGCAAGGCGGAGGAGGTGGGCGGCCTCGCGTACCTGAATGCGCTCGCGCAGAACACGCCGAGCGCGGCCAATATCCGCCGCTATGCGGAAATCGTACGCGACCGCGCGGTGCTGCGCCGGCTCGTGTCGGTGGCCGACGAGATTTCCGCCGATGCGTTCAACCCGCAAGGCAAGGAAGTCCGCCAGCTGCTCGACGAGGCGGAATCGAAGGTGTTTTCGATCGCCGAAGATGGCGCGCGCGGGACGCAGGGCTTCCTCGAAATCGGGCCGCTGCTCACGCAGGTCGTGGAGCGGATCGACACGCTCTACCACACGGCCAATCCGAGCGACGTGACCGGCACGCCGACAGGCTTCGTCGACCTGGACCGGATGACCTCCGGCATGCACGGCGGCGAGCTGATCATCGTGGCGGGACGCCCTTCGATGGGCAAAACGGCCTTCAGCATGAACATCGGCGAATACGTCGCCGTCGAATATGGCTTGCCGGTCGCGGTGTTCTCGATGGAAATGCCGGGCACGCAGCTCACGATGCGTATGCTCGGTTCGGTCGGCCGGCTCGATCAGCACCGGATGCGTACCGGGCGCCTCACCGACGAGGACTGGCCGAAGCTCACGCACGCGGTGCAGAAAATGAGCGAGGCTCAGCTCTTCATCGACGAGACCGGCGGCCTGAATCCGATGGAATTGCGCTCGCGCGCACGGCGGCTCGCGCGCCAGTGCGGCAAGCTCGGCCTCATCATCGTCGACTACCTGCAGCTGATGTCGGGCTCTTCCCAGGGCGAGAACCGCGCCACCGAAATTTCCGAAATCTCGCGCTCGCTGAAAAGCCTCGCGAAAGAACTCGACGTGCCGGTCATTGCGCTATCGCAGCTGAACCGCGGCCTGGAGCAGCGTCCGAACAAGCGTCCGGTGATGTCGGACTTGCGCGAATCGGGTGCTATCGAACAGGACGCGGATGTGATCCTCTTCATCTACCGCGACGAGGTTTACAACCCCGACAGCCCCGACAAGGGCACGGCTGAGATCATCATCGGCAAGCAGCGTAACGGTCCGATCGGGCCGGTTCGGCTGACGTTCATCGGCCAATACACGAAGTTCGACAACTTCGCGGGCGCGCAGAATTTCTACGGCGGCGAATAAAGACGTTAACTAAGGACGTCAACCCGCGCAAAGTCGACAACGACGAGAACGAAGGTCTGCCGCAAAGTAAAGCGCCGCGTGAGAAAACGTTGCTTTCCACGTTTGCGCGGCACTTTGCGGGTTCGGCAGGGAATCCGGAACCGTTACAATGTTGCGGTTTTATGTCAGTCACACTGTGACCACTTTTTGGGATTCCAATGTTCGGCCGATTCATGCCCACCGAGGGCAAGTTCTTTGAAATCTTCAATGCGCACGCGAACTACATCGTGACCGCCAGCCAGGAGCTCGAGCTCCTGATCGACAATCTCGAAGACGCCGAGATTCACAAGCAGAACGTCCAGGCGAACGAAAAGGCAGCCGACAAGGTCACGCACGAAGCCATCGACCTGCTGCACAAGACCTTCATCACGCCGTTCGACCGCGACGAAATCCACAAGCTGATCACCACGATGGACGACATCCTCGATTTGATGGAGGACGTCGCCACCTCGATTTCGCTGTACGACGTGCAGAGCGTGACGTCGGAGGCGCGCGAGCTCGCGCATTTGTGCACGGCGACCGTCAAGCACGTGCAGGCGGCGGTAAGCCTCTTGTCGGACATGAGCCAGGCCGCGCAGATCCTGAAGGCGTGCGAGGAGATCGATCGCTTGGAATCGGACGCCGACCGCGTGCTGCGCTCGGCAATCTCGAAGCTGTTCCGCGAAGAAGACGATGTGAAGACGCTCATCAAGCTGAAGGCGATCTACGAGCTGCTCGAAACGATCACCGACAAGTGCGAGGATGTCGCGAACATCATCGAAGGCATCGTGCTGGAAAACGCGTAAGCGAGCGGACCGTCACCGATGCATTCGATCCAACTCGCCTTCTGGGCGCTTGCGACACTGGTCGTGGTCGCGCTCGTGTTCGACTTCATGAACGGTTTTCACGACGCGGCGAACTCGATCGCCACGGTCGTGTCGACCGGGGTTCTGAAGCCGCAGCAGGCGGTGGCCTTCGCCGCCGCGTTCAACGTCATTGCCTATTTCATCTTCCATCTGAAAGTCGCGCAGACGGTCGGCAAAGGCACGATCGATCCGGACATCGTCGACCACTACGTCGTATTCGGCGCGCTCGTCGGCGCGATCGGCTGGAATATCGTGACCTGGCGTTATGGGATTCCGTCGAGTTCTTCGCATGCGTTGATCGGCGGGCTCGTCGGCGCGGCGCTCGCGAAGTCGGGCTGGGCCGCGCTCAACTGGGACGGGCTCTTGAAGACCGTCGCGTTCATTTTCATCTCGCCGCTGCTCGGCTTTGTGCTCGGCTCGTTCTTCATGCTGGCCGTGTCGTGGATGTACTTCCGCACGCCGCCGAGCAGGGTCGACGGACGCTTCAGGCGCCTGCAGCTGGTGTCGGCCGGGCTCTATAGCCTCGGGCACGGCGGCAACGACGCGCAGAAGACCATCGGCATCATCTGGATGCTCTTGATCGCGACCGGCTACGCGTCGGCGACCGCCGACGCACCGCCGATCTGGGTGATCGGCGCGTGCTATCTGTCGATGGGGCTCGGCACGCTGTTCGGCGGCTGGCGCATCGTCCGCACGATGGGGCAGAAGATCACGAAGCTCAAGCCGGTCGGCGGTTTCTGCGCAGAGGCGGGCGGCGCGATCACGCTGTTCGTTGCGTCTTCGTTGGGTATTCCGGTGTCGACCACGCACACGATCACCGGCGCGATCGTCGGGGTCGGTGCGACGCAGAAGCTCTCCGCGGTGCGTTGGGGCGTGGCCGGCAATATCGTCTGGGCCTGGGTGTTGACGATTCCGGCGTCCGCGTTGCTCGCCGCCATCGGCTGGTGGTTCGGTCACCGGTTTATCTGAGCGCGGCGAACCAGGCGATTTCAGTACGCGCGACGAGGAGTAGGCGTCAGATAAGGGCGGTCGCGCCGCCGTCCATCGGCACGATGGCGCCCGTCACGTAGCTCGCCCGGCGGCTCGCGAGAAAGAGCGCGACGTCCGCGATTTCCTCCGGCTTGGCGTAGCGCCCGAGCGGCACCTGTGCTTCGCCGCGCGCTAGCGCTTCATCGGTGCTGATGCCTTGCCTCGATGCCTCCAGTTGTAACGCTTCTTGGACTCGCTCGGTCAGCGTCGAACCGGGGTTGATGGCGTTGATCCGAATGCCGAGCCGCGCGTAGTAGTGCGCGAGTCCGACGCTCGCGAGCATCAGCGCCGCATTGGCCGCGCCGCCCGCGATATGGATGTCGCTCGCGATCTTGCCGCCCATCCCGATGATGTTCACGACTGCGCCCGGTTCGGGCGCACCGCCCGTTTTCAGGCGCTCGGCCATGCGGCGCAGCACCGCCTGCTGGGTGTGAATGTACGGAAAATATTTGGCGTCCATCGCCGCCTTGAATGCCGCGGCGTCGAGCGTCGCCGGGTCGTAGCGTTTTGCGGCGCCGGCGCTGTTGATGAGGATATCGATAGGGCCGACGGCCGTTGTGGCTTCTTCGACCACGTCTTCGGCGCTGTGGGCTTCGTGCAGGTCGGCGCGGGCGAGGTGGATGTGATGGCCGTCCGCGGCAAGCACCTCGCGCGCTCGCGCGAGATTGGCCGGATCGCGCGAGACGATCGCGACTTTGGCGCCTTCCGCTGCGAACGCCCGCGCGCAAGCCAGTCCGATGCCCTTGCTGCCGCCCGTGATCAACACCACCTTGCCTTCGAGTCCGAGATCCATCGCCGTTCCTCGCCCATGAATGCGTTGTCGCGTAGGGAACGATAGCAGAACGATGTGGGCCGCGCTGTCGATTGGCGGACCAGCGTGGATTGGGCGTGCGGGCCTGGGCTCAATCGCCGCCGTTGGCGAAGCGGGCGATCGGGTCGTCGGAGGTCGAGGTCGGGGCGGGCATGCTCGGCGATGCCGTCGACGCCCGCATGATTCGCACGCTGCTCGTGGCAGCGGGCGAGGCCGGCGCTGCGGCTTGCCGCGCTTGCTGGGCCTGGCGTTCGGCGACGGCCGCTGGCGGTGGGGGCTCGAAGGCGTCGGCAGCCGCATCGATTGCGTCGGGGGCGTTGCGCGCCGGCGCCGCCGTCGTAAGCGATGAAGCCGGCGCACCCGCGGCGCCAGAGGCTTGAGTGGTCGCCGGTGCGATACCGGCTGGCTGCTGCGCAGCCGCCGTGACGGACGGCAATACCGCACCCGCCGCGCGCGCCTGGACTTGCGCCGCGCTCATGCCGGGCGGCGGCGGCTCGAACGGATCGGCCGCCGGGCCGGGTGGAGCAGCAGCCGGCGCGACGGCTACAGCCGTCAGATTGCGGTTCGGCGCTGCCACAGCCGGATTCGAGTCTGCGGGCGCACCCAACGGCGGCGCGGACGCGCTACCCGCCGTCGCATATGCGGTTCCAGCGGTCGTGGGCACTGGCGAACTCGGCGCCGGCGCTTCGCGCGGCGCTGCGAGGTAAGTCGGCGCATCGAGCGGCGCTGGTTTATCGAGCGCGGGCGCCACGCGTCGAATGCCGTCAAAGCGCTTCGCCCAATAGGCGTTCGTCAGATAGTCGAGCCGCACGGTCCCGCCGGTCGACGGCGCGTTGACGAAGCGCAACTTGCCGACATAGATGCCCACATGCGAATGCGGCCGGCCGGTCGTATTGAAGAAGATCAGGTCGCCGGGCGCGATTTCGTCGGGCTCGATCGATTCGCCGCGGCTGCTCATGTCGGCGGTCGTCCGGGGCAAATTGACCGAGGCGGCCCGCAGCACGACATAGCGCACGAGCCCGCTGCAATCGAAGCCGGCGTCGGGGGTATTGCCGCCCCAGCGATACGGCACGCCGACGAGGCCCATCGCCTGAATGGAAATTTCTTCGCGGCCGATGCTGTGATCGACGAAGTTGGGGAGGCCCGCTGTAGGGAATCCGGGCGGCGGTTCGGTCCGGTATGCGCCGCCCGCGCTGCCTGCGGAGCCCGAGCTGCGCGAGTACTGTTGCGGCGCGCTCGAACACGCGGCAAGCAACAGCACGATCAGCAACGGGAACCAAAGTCGGCGCATGGACAGGAGCGACAGGGCGAGAACAAGACTCGCCTATCGTATGGCTAACGGACGATGGGCCGATGGTAGCCCGCCAGACGGGCTTCCGGCAAGGATTCTTCAGAACTTACTTGAGCTTTCGCGGCTAAGTGTTGCTCTGCGAGCACGATGGAATCGCGCATGTCGTCTACTTATTAAGCATAAAAACAATGAAAAAAAACCGCATCCGGTTTCCCGGATGCGGCTTTCGAACTACGAAAAACGCGCTTTAGAGGATGTCTGACGCGTAGTCGGCCAACCGCGAGCGTTCGCCGCGCGCGAGCGTCACATGACCGCTATGCGCCCAGCCCTTGAAACGATCGACGACATACGTGAGGCCCGAACTGCCTTCCGTCAGATAAGGCGTATCGATCTGCGCGATGTTGCCGAGGCAGATGATCTTCGTGCCCGGACCTGCGCGCGTGATCAGCGTCTTCATCTGCTTCGGCGTCAGGTTCTGCGCCTCGTCGATGATCAGGTACTTGTCGACGAAGGTCCGGCCGCGCATGAAGCTCATGCTCTTCACCTTCAAGCGCGAGCGGATCAGCTCCTGAGTGGCCGCGCGGCCCCATTCGCCGGCCGCGTCATCGGTTTTCTGGAGCACTTCGAGGTTGTCGTCGAAAGCGCCCATCCACGGCTGCATCTTCTCTTCCTCGGTGCCCGGCAAAAAGCCGATGTCTTCACCGACCGGCACCGTCGCGCGCGTCACGATGATCTCGTTGTAGCGCTTGTCGTCGAGCACTTGCGCGAGGCCCGCCGCGAGCGCGACGAGCGTCTTGCCGGTGCCGGCCTGGCCGAGCAGGGTGACGAAGTCGATCTCCGGGTTCATCAGAAGGTTCAACGCGAAGTTCTGCTCGCGGTTGCGCGCCGTGATGCCCCACACGTTGTTCTTGTGGTGACCGTAGTCGCGCAGCGTTTGCAGCAGCGCTGTCTTGCCGTTCAGCTCTCGCACGAGCGCGTGGAACGCGGGCTCGCCGTTCTGCGGCTCGAGATAGACGAACTCGTTGACGAGCAGCGAGGGGCACAGCGGACCGGTCACGCGGTAGTACGTCGTGCCCGTCTTCGTGTCCTGCCAGCTCTCCATGCCCTTCGCGTGCTTGGTCCAGAAGTCCTGTGGCAGTGCGCGCACGCCGGCGAAGAGCAGGTCCTTGTCTTCGAGAACCTGGTCGTTGAAGTAGTCTTCGGCGGGCAGGCCGAGCGCGTGCGCCTTGATCCGCATGTTGATGTCTTTCGACACCAGCACGACCTGACGATCGACGCGATCGCGTTGCAGCGCGCGCACGACACCGAGAATCTGGTTGTCGGCCTTGCCTTGCGGCAGGCCCTCGACCGGCTCGATGTCCGTCAGCTTGGTCTGGAAGTACAGGCGTCCGAGCGCTTCGCGGCTGCCGAGACGCGAGAGCGGCAGGCCCTCGGCCATGTCGCCGGCATTGGCGACGAGCGAATCGAGCGTGCGGCTGACTTGACGCGCGTTGCGCGCGACTTCCGACATCCCCTTCTTGTGATTGTCGAGTTCTTCGAGCGTCATCATCGGCAGATAGACGTCGTGTTCCTCGAAGTGGAAGAGGCAGGTTGGGTCATGCATCAGCACGTTCGTATCCAGCACGAACAGCTTGCGGACTTCTGTCTCGCCGGTTTTGCGGGTGCGGGCTTTTTCCGCGCCGCGTGCCTTCGCCGCAGCGGCGGCGGGCGCATCCGCCGGTTTGTCTTTGTCCAGGCGTGCGACAGGCGTATGCACAGGCTGCGATGCCGGAACGGGCTGCAACAGCGCCGCTGTCTGCTTCGATTTTCGGCCGCGCACGACCGGCGCGGTGTCATCGGCTTCGGTGACCGGGGCGGCAGTCTTAACGGGACGCAGGCTCGTGGCGGTGTTGGCTGCGCGCGTCATCGGTTCGGCGACGCTTGCCGGGCCGCTCATCGAGCTGTAGTCGGCCGCTTCTGCTTGCTCCCCAACAGTGTCCTGTTTTTTCGCGTGTTTCGCAGGCCGTGCTTTGGCCTTGTATTCATCCGGTGACAACAGGTTGCCGAGCTTGCTGGGTGGGGTAGGCAAAGGCATGAGTTCCCTCGAAAAAATCGGGTCGCATATCGTGCGCTGCGTGATCGATCCGCACATTCCCCGTCGTGTGACGCACGCGGTTCTGACAAGCAGCGCGCTTTCAATTTCGAAACGCCGGTTCGCCTAGTTTTCGATCGACTCCTTGACAGTAAAAGGTCGCCGGCGTGCCAGGCCGGCTCGGTCCAAATAAAAGTAAAAAAGCCGCTGCCCCGTGACCGGAGCAAGCGGCTCGACTTCAAGTATCGCGCGGCGCCTGGCGACTACGAGATCAACGGCCCCGAGGCCGGCGCGGCAGCGAAAAAAATGGGGTGGACAGGCACTCATTGCAACCCAATATAACGCGCCTCAAAGCGCTTGTACAGCCTCCAACGCCGCGTCGACGTGGCCCGGCACCTTGACGCCGCGCCACTCGCGGCGCAGGACGCCGTCAGCGTCGATGAGGAACGTGGAGCGTTCAATTCCACGTACTTCTTTGCCATACATTTTCTTCATTTTGATGACGTCGAAGAGCCCGCAAAGCGATTCGTCGGCATCCGAGATCAGCGGGAACGGCAGTTCCAGCTTCGCCTTGAAGTTGTCGTGCGAGCGGATGCTGTCGCGCGACACGCCGACGATCTCGGCTCCCGCCTTCTTGAACTTCGGATAGAGGTCGCGGAATTGCAGGCCCTCGGTCGTGCAGCCGGGCGTGTTGTCCTTCGGATAAAAATACAGCACCACCTTCTTGCCCCGCAAACCTGACAGCGAGAGTTCGCCGCCGGTTGCAGCGGCGGTGAAATCGGGGACGGGTTGGTCGACTGCGATGGACACGTGGTTCTCCTGTTGTTATGGGGAGGGCTGCCAATCGATCGATAAGGCGGCCCGAGAGAGCTTGATGCGGAGGAGGCGACCCAGGCTTACGGTACGCGCTTGGCCAGACTGAATTAATCGGGTTGCACGATCAGCTCGCCGGAGCGGCCCGCAATTTCGCCCCATACGACAGGGTACGATGGCAGGGTGTCGCGGTCCAGCGCAGCATGATAGTCGCCCATCGTCGCAAATGTGTGACCTTGCGCGCGCCAGCCTGCCAGCAGTTGCTCGAATACCGGCGCCAGCTTTTGGCCTTCGAGTTCCGCGTGCAGCGTGAAGACCTGATCGTGCGGGTTGTGTTCGGTCTGCCGCAGGATGCGCGCGGCGACGTTGGTCTCGTCGACGCCGTCGATTCCGAGCACTTCGTCGAGGGTCGGCAGCGTGGTGGGCATTTGCACGTGCGTCAGCGTCTTGCCGTCGACGACGGGGAAGTACGGCGTGTGGCCGCGCCCGTCGGACGCGTAGCGCATGCCCCAGGCGTCGATCTGCTTGAACGCGTGGCCGTTCATCTGCCAGCCGGCCGCGCCGTGCGTGACGGGCGGCGTGCCGAAGATGCCGATGAAGCGCTCGTAGCTCTTCTGCATTTCATGCGCGGTCCAGTCGGATTCGCGCGTGCGCACGTTGTCCTGCCAATAGACGTGGTCCCACGTGTGGATGCCGCACTCGAAGCCGGCCTCGTGGATCGCGCGCATT comes from Trinickia violacea and encodes:
- the rpsF gene encoding 30S ribosomal protein S6, encoding MRHYEIVFIVHPDQSEQVPAMIERYKSTITTHGGQVHRIEDWGRRQLAYMIEKLAKAHYVCMNIECDQATLDELEHAFKFNDAVLRHLIVKMKKAETGPSPMMKEVQREEAKKAAASSQPSEAQA
- the priB gene encoding primosomal replication protein N, yielding MNRLQLTASVVEREPVRYTPAGVPIASCTLQHRTEVVEAGIARQIELTMPAVAAGAASGKLESCEMGVETLFTGFLAKKNRNARTLVFHITELQDIGKD
- the rpsR gene encoding 30S ribosomal protein S18 codes for the protein MPRPTGKKFDKRRQQQNPLFKRKKFCRFTAAGVESIDYKDTETLKDFIGENGKITPARLTGTKAHYQRQLDTAIKRARFLALLPYTDLHKA
- the rplI gene encoding 50S ribosomal protein L9; protein product: MQIILLEKVVNLGNLGDIVKVKDGYARNFLIPKKQARRATKEAIAEFEVRRAELEKVAAEKLAAAQAQGEKLAGLTVQIAQKAGVDGRLFGSVTNADIAEALTKQGFAVEKAQVRLPEGPLKLVGDHPVHVSLHTDVLVDVTVSVLGEHA
- a CDS encoding replicative DNA helicase translates to MNAPPKDPQLESLKVPPHSIEAEQSVLGGLLLDNAAWDRIADFLSQSDFYRYDHRIIFEHIGKLIASTRPADVITVYEALGTSGKAEEVGGLAYLNALAQNTPSAANIRRYAEIVRDRAVLRRLVSVADEISADAFNPQGKEVRQLLDEAESKVFSIAEDGARGTQGFLEIGPLLTQVVERIDTLYHTANPSDVTGTPTGFVDLDRMTSGMHGGELIIVAGRPSMGKTAFSMNIGEYVAVEYGLPVAVFSMEMPGTQLTMRMLGSVGRLDQHRMRTGRLTDEDWPKLTHAVQKMSEAQLFIDETGGLNPMELRSRARRLARQCGKLGLIIVDYLQLMSGSSQGENRATEISEISRSLKSLAKELDVPVIALSQLNRGLEQRPNKRPVMSDLRESGAIEQDADVILFIYRDEVYNPDSPDKGTAEIIIGKQRNGPIGPVRLTFIGQYTKFDNFAGAQNFYGGE
- a CDS encoding DUF47 domain-containing protein; translation: MFGRFMPTEGKFFEIFNAHANYIVTASQELELLIDNLEDAEIHKQNVQANEKAADKVTHEAIDLLHKTFITPFDRDEIHKLITTMDDILDLMEDVATSISLYDVQSVTSEARELAHLCTATVKHVQAAVSLLSDMSQAAQILKACEEIDRLESDADRVLRSAISKLFREEDDVKTLIKLKAIYELLETITDKCEDVANIIEGIVLENA
- a CDS encoding inorganic phosphate transporter; amino-acid sequence: MHSIQLAFWALATLVVVALVFDFMNGFHDAANSIATVVSTGVLKPQQAVAFAAAFNVIAYFIFHLKVAQTVGKGTIDPDIVDHYVVFGALVGAIGWNIVTWRYGIPSSSSHALIGGLVGAALAKSGWAALNWDGLLKTVAFIFISPLLGFVLGSFFMLAVSWMYFRTPPSRVDGRFRRLQLVSAGLYSLGHGGNDAQKTIGIIWMLLIATGYASATADAPPIWVIGACYLSMGLGTLFGGWRIVRTMGQKITKLKPVGGFCAEAGGAITLFVASSLGIPVSTTHTITGAIVGVGATQKLSAVRWGVAGNIVWAWVLTIPASALLAAIGWWFGHRFI
- a CDS encoding SDR family oxidoreductase, whose product is MDLGLEGKVVLITGGSKGIGLACARAFAAEGAKVAIVSRDPANLARAREVLAADGHHIHLARADLHEAHSAEDVVEEATTAVGPIDILINSAGAAKRYDPATLDAAAFKAAMDAKYFPYIHTQQAVLRRMAERLKTGGAPEPGAVVNIIGMGGKIASDIHIAGGAANAALMLASVGLAHYYARLGIRINAINPGSTLTERVQEALQLEASRQGISTDEALARGEAQVPLGRYAKPEEIADVALFLASRRASYVTGAIVPMDGGATALI
- a CDS encoding C40 family peptidase; translated protein: MRRLWFPLLIVLLLAACSSAPQQYSRSSGSAGSAGGAYRTEPPPGFPTAGLPNFVDHSIGREEISIQAMGLVGVPYRWGGNTPDAGFDCSGLVRYVVLRAASVNLPRTTADMSSRGESIEPDEIAPGDLIFFNTTGRPHSHVGIYVGKLRFVNAPSTGGTVRLDYLTNAYWAKRFDGIRRVAPALDKPAPLDAPTYLAAPREAPAPSSPVPTTAGTAYATAGSASAPPLGAPADSNPAVAAPNRNLTAVAVAPAAAPPGPAADPFEPPPPGMSAAQVQARAAGAVLPSVTAAAQQPAGIAPATTQASGAAGAPASSLTTAAPARNAPDAIDAAADAFEPPPPAAVAERQAQQARQAAAPASPAATSSVRIMRASTASPSMPAPTSTSDDPIARFANGGD
- a CDS encoding PhoH family protein; this translates as MPLPTPPSKLGNLLSPDEYKAKARPAKHAKKQDTVGEQAEAADYSSMSGPASVAEPMTRAANTATSLRPVKTAAPVTEADDTAPVVRGRKSKQTAALLQPVPASQPVHTPVARLDKDKPADAPAAAAAKARGAEKARTRKTGETEVRKLFVLDTNVLMHDPTCLFHFEEHDVYLPMMTLEELDNHKKGMSEVARNARQVSRTLDSLVANAGDMAEGLPLSRLGSREALGRLYFQTKLTDIEPVEGLPQGKADNQILGVVRALQRDRVDRQVVLVSKDINMRIKAHALGLPAEDYFNDQVLEDKDLLFAGVRALPQDFWTKHAKGMESWQDTKTGTTYYRVTGPLCPSLLVNEFVYLEPQNGEPAFHALVRELNGKTALLQTLRDYGHHKNNVWGITARNREQNFALNLLMNPEIDFVTLLGQAGTGKTLVALAAGLAQVLDDKRYNEIIVTRATVPVGEDIGFLPGTEEEKMQPWMGAFDDNLEVLQKTDDAAGEWGRAATQELIRSRLKVKSMSFMRGRTFVDKYLIIDEAQNLTPKQMKTLITRAGPGTKIICLGNIAQIDTPYLTEGSSGLTYVVDRFKGWAHSGHVTLARGERSRLADYASDIL
- a CDS encoding peroxiredoxin, which produces MSIAVDQPVPDFTAAATGGELSLSGLRGKKVVLYFYPKDNTPGCTTEGLQFRDLYPKFKKAGAEIVGVSRDSIRSHDNFKAKLELPFPLISDADESLCGLFDVIKMKKMYGKEVRGIERSTFLIDADGVLRREWRGVKVPGHVDAALEAVQAL
- a CDS encoding polysaccharide deacetylase family protein, with translation MARIVLKIDVDTLRGTREGVPNLARMLDRFKARATYLFSLGPDHTGWAMRRVLRPGFLKKVSRTSVVEHYGVKQLMYGVLLPGPDIGIKGAAEMRAIHEAGFECGIHTWDHVYWQDNVRTRESDWTAHEMQKSYERFIGIFGTPPVTHGAAGWQMNGHAFKQIDAWGMRYASDGRGHTPYFPVVDGKTLTHVQMPTTLPTLDEVLGIDGVDETNVAARILRQTEHNPHDQVFTLHAELEGQKLAPVFEQLLAGWRAQGHTFATMGDYHAALDRDTLPSYPVVWGEIAGRSGELIVQPD